GTAGACCAACACACTTTCATCATCGCGATAGTAATGCTGGGCTTGCTCTGGATTAACAAAAACCGCGTTTTCTTGGCGAGCACGCATCATAATGTCGGGGTTAATCGCGCCAGTGAAGTACATGCCTAATATCAGTGCACTAACAACCAACATCATTACCACAGTAATTGGGCTACTTAACGCGAACCAAAGCCCCCAAGAAGCAGCCAAAGCTAGCAGAGTATTTCGGCTCAGGCTTTTGCGTTTGTGCCAAGCTCGCATAGTTTTGCTGCGTGTAGATCTTAAGACCCATTGCCCAAAATCACCTAATTCAATAAAAATGATAAATGCGTGATACAAAGCAATCGCTAAGCCTAAACCAATCAGTATTGTTGAAATCATAAAACACCTCTGTGAACAACTATCGTTAAACTGAAGTCAGTGTATGCGCCAAGCTTTATGAGAAAAATCTACGACAGCGAAACTGATTGTTGCATATAATGAAACGAAACAATAAAAGGGAATGACTGTGAATTTAGAAGACATGGAGTTATTTGTTAACTTGGCAAAACAAGGCAGTTTTACCAAGGCGGCAGACTTTACCAACATCCCCAAATCAACCATTAGTCGACGTATAACCAATCTAGAAAAACACCTTGGGGTAAAGCTGTTAGCCCGCACAACCCGCAGCTTAAGTTTGACCGAAGTAGGTATTAATTACCTAAAAGGCTGTGAAGAATTGCTAAACCAAGCTAAACAGCTAGAACAGAACACCCAACAACAAAACCAGCACCCCAGCGGCACTTTAAGCATCTTCATACCCAATACTCTGTTACGCATTTTTTGGCCGGTAGTGATTGAGATGATCAACCAATACCCAGAGCTTAAGTTTGAAGCATACAGCAGCGAAGGGCGCCAAGAAGAGCAAACCTCAACCCGCTACGACATTATGTTTCATGTGGATGAACCTAAAGACTCTTCACTGATTGCTAGGCGAATAGCCACCATAAAATATGACTACT
The Agarivorans aestuarii DNA segment above includes these coding regions:
- a CDS encoding LysR family transcriptional regulator, with amino-acid sequence MNLEDMELFVNLAKQGSFTKAADFTNIPKSTISRRITNLEKHLGVKLLARTTRSLSLTEVGINYLKGCEELLNQAKQLEQNTQQQNQHPSGTLSIFIPNTLLRIFWPVVIEMINQYPELKFEAYSSEGRQEEQTSTRYDIMFHVDEPKDSSLIARRIATIKYDYYASPTYIAKNGLLQVPSDVDKHRIIFNSVSQAPTHSWRFEHNNGLVSQPVSPFFSVQNPDLGLDLCLQDKGIALVPDILSKELIKQGRLVKAYAQPQQLSGYIYAIYHSRQFLPAKVAVFIDKVQAFWQNNLN